In Notamacropus eugenii isolate mMacEug1 chromosome 1, mMacEug1.pri_v2, whole genome shotgun sequence, one genomic interval encodes:
- the STARD7 gene encoding stAR-related lipid transfer protein 7, mitochondrial: protein MFHSLQRRSPSSVYSYCVSSARFASLADGSLGWGHQGSSLKGRVQQVLSWFHKEIGRGPRQSKSLLSLLANQCSYVTSLRVRRAQQIGQLYSNIYSERTRWSLWSRLWRKLHSRHGNACKLMAALSGIFVWEEERIKEEELQRSIDEMKRMEEMSSVFRSSGVECHLPEPKPQTEEASDKATKEQPWEMVMDKKHFKLWRRLISGTHLYQYRVFGTYTDVTPRQFFNVQLDTEYRKKWDALVIKLEVIERDVISGSEVLHWVTHFPYPMYSRDYVYVRRYSVDQENNVMVLVSRAVEHPNVPESPEFVRVRSYESQMVIRPHKSFDENGFDYLLTYSDNPQTVFPRYCVSWMVSSGMPDFLEKLHMATLKAKNMEIKVKDYISAKPLDVGSEAKAATQTPDRKSEGSCGPPRIEYA from the exons ATGTTCCACTCGCTGCAGAGGAGGTCGCCCTCCAGTGTCTATTCCTACTGTGTGAGCTCAGCCCGGTTTGCCAGTCTTGCGGATGGGAGTCTGGGCTGGGGGCACCAGGGGAGCTCCCTGAAGGGCAGGGTGCAGCAGGTCCTGAGCTGGTTCCACAAGGAGATTGGAAGAGGCCCTCGGCAGAGCAAGAGCCTGCTCTCGCTGCTGGCCAACCAGTGCAGCTATGTCACCAGCCTGAGGGTCCGCCGTGCCCAGCAGATCGGCCAGCTCTACAGCAACATCTACTCGGAGAGGACGCGCTGGAGCCTCTGGAGCCGCCTCTGGCGCAAGTTGCACAGCCGCCACGGGAATGCCTGCAAGCTGATGGCTGCTCTGAGCGGCATCTTCgtgtgggaagaggagaggatcaaggaagaggagttacAGAG ATCTATTGATGAGAtgaaaagaatggaggaaatgtcCAGTGTGTTCCGAAGCAGTGGAGTAGAGTGCCACCTCCCTGAACCGAAACCCCAAACAGAAGAAGCAAGTGATAAAGCCACCAAAGAGCAGCCCTGGGAAATGGTCATGGACAAGAAACACTTCAAACTCTGGAGGCGCCTGATCAGTGGGACTCATCTCTACCAATACAGAG tttttggGACATACACTGATGTGACACCTAGACAATTCTTCAATGTTCAG CTGGATACAGAATATAGGAAGAAGTGGGATGCTCTGGTCATCAAGCTGGAAGTGATTGAAAGGGATGTGATAAGTGGTTCTGAAGTTCTTCACTGGGTAACTCATTTTCCT tATCCAATGTACTCACGGGATTATGTGTACGTACGGAGGTACAGTGTGGATCAGGAAAACAATGTGATGGTGTTGGTGTCTCG TGCGGTGGAACATCCTAATGTACCAGAATCTCCTGAATTTGTTCGTGTCCGATCTTATGAGTCCCAGATGGTTATCCGCCCCCACAAATCATTCGATGAG AATGGCTTTGACTATTTGCTAACATATAGTGACAACCCCCAAACTGTGTTTCCTCGTTACTGCGTCAGCTGGATGGTCTCCAGTG GCATGCCAGATTTCCTGGAGAAGCTGCATATGGCCACCCTGAAAGCCAAGAACATGGAAATCAAAGTGAAGGACTACATCTCAGCCAAACCCTTAGATGTTGGCAGTGAGGCCAAGGCAGCCACTCAGACCCCAGATCGAAAGAGTGAGGGCAGCTGTGGCCCTCCTCGCATTGAATATGCTTAA